The Misgurnus anguillicaudatus chromosome 21, ASM2758022v2, whole genome shotgun sequence genome includes a window with the following:
- the LOC129438914 gene encoding active breakpoint cluster region-related protein, with protein MELFKEAEDYLRTCDITPVTEDEMGESDLLQDVFSEETDWVSHSPLQTEPRESSTQISESPDELLQKRMVVLKGLLTSEEIYLTELETLLMPMKALKASAGTSQPVLSTEQVQTVFYQVPELRDLHKDFYTSLKTRLNNDKGPDQGLGSQGQRTENGGEMQFYQGHLQLPVGDLFLKFVNQLGVYRGFIDNYENALRIVQKGMQSDQRFRTLAESMMSSKGSDNVKTKYTFEALLYKPLDRVMKTTLVLHELWNHTPPDHQDSVSLQEALRLSSSFLSGVNERSQCKRAVMLSKGERRQLMRDGFVVDVCESGYSLRHLFLYTDLLLCVKLISAGKQAHYKFCWYLPLVGLKLHWASEHLPSSECQIKISKTRAKMYQLKQALQQNMKGGRGSFSWAVERLKRKLEDCELWLLTNTPSFTLDLHSSSGKSHTIRLYSLYELDEWKEAIEIQSGKSIETVPPDLLSVTSSCIKLRMTQQPPLHCIKPNGSAHMCGSIYVMVHSACGLKHPSSAYVCVEVDGFEFYDRRKQTCLSAFSVTPVWDEELVFQVDGAQQLLLVFVSQSESDSEDNISGRAVLQLSSDNMLKKWKKLTCSLGEIDVTLSIKYLPHPLEPPSSTPLIPEPVFCVQIGQVAKQEGVLVPHVVRSCVEEVDRRGLNEEGIYRISGVSREIQDLKHAFNTNYREAVSKLRSVDVNAVSGTLKLYFRELPLPLIPSDHFQALSAALDIADPCVKANHMLAVLQALPDVNRNTFLFLLHHLRRVAERQETNKMPLSNLATVFGPSLLRPPVDRVDISQEVEVQVQVINHYLQCQNLPEALLTKPLEIDELTTTE; from the exons ATGGAGCTCTTTAAGGAAGCAGAGGACTATCTAAGGACCTGTGACATCACACCTG TGACTGAGGATGAAATGGGGGAATCTGACTTACTACAGGATGTGTTCAGTGAGGAGACAGACTGGGTATCTCACAGCCCTCTGCAAACCGAACCACGCGAGTCATCAACTCAA ATATCTGAAAGCCCAGACGAGCTGCTACAGAAGAGAATGGTGGTTTTGAAAGGGCTTCTGACCAGTGAGGAGATCTACCTGACAGAGTTAGAGACACTGCTCATG CCCATGAAAGCTCTGAAGGCATCAGCAGGTACATCTCAACCCGTGTTGTCCACCGAGCAGGTTCAGACTGTTTTCTACCAAGTTCCTGAGCTTAGAGACCTGCACAAGGATTTCTACACTAGCCTTAAGACCAGACTGAATAATGATAAAGGGCCAGATCAGGGGCTTGGATCACAAGGTCAGAGGACTGAGAACGGCGGAGAAATGCAGTTTTACCAAGGGCACCTTCAGTTACCTGTAGGAGATCTGTTTCTTAAATTT GTTAACCAGTTAGGAGTTTACCGGGGCTTCATTGATAACTATGAGAACGCACTGAGGATTGTGCAGAAGGGTATGCAGTCAGATCAGCGCTTCAGGACACTAGCAGAG AGTATGATGTCATCCAAAGGGTCAGACAATGTCAAAACGAAATACACTTTTGAAG CTCTCCTGTATAAGCCGTTAGACCGAGTGATGAAAACCACCCTCGTGTTG CATGAACTGTGGAATCACACGCCACCCGATCACCAAGATAGCGTCTCGCTGCAGGAAGCCCTTCGTCTCTCCAGCAGCTTCCTGTCGGGGGTCAATGAAAGGTCCCAGTGTAAAAGAGCTGTCATGCTCAGCAAAGGAGAG AGACGTCAACTGATGCGTGATGGGTTTGTGGTGGATGTGTGTGAGAGTGGATACAGCCTTAGACACCTCTTCTTGTACACGGACCTGCTACTGTGTGTCAAACTTATAAGTGCCGG GAAACAGGCACACTACAAGTTTTGCTGGTACCTGCCGTTGGTTGGCCTAAAGCTGCATTGGGCATCTGAACATCTGCCCTCATCAGAATGCCAAATAAAAATCAGCAAAACCAGAGCTAAAATGTACCAGCTAAAACAAGCACTCCAGCAAAATATG AAAGGTGGCAGGGGGTCATTTTCATGGGCAGTTGAACGATTGAAGCGGAAGCTCGAAGACTGTGAACTATGGCTTTTAACAAACACGCCGTCATTTACTTTAGACCTTCACAGCAGCAGTGGAAAG AGTCATACCATTAGACTTTATTCTTTGTATGAGCTGGACGAGTGGAAAGAGGCCATTGAGATACAAAGTGGAAAGA GTATAGAGACGGTTCCTCCAGACCTTCTGTCTGTTACTAGTTCCTGTATCAAACTCAGAATGACTCAACAACCCCCCCTTCACTGCATTAAGCCTA ACGGCAGTGCACACATGTGTGGGAGCATATATGTGATGGTGCATTCGGCATGTGGTCTAAAACATCCAAGCA gtgcatatgtgtgtgtggagGTAGATGGCTTTGAGTTTTATGACAGGCGGAAACAAACCTGCCTTTCGGCGTTTAGTGTGACACCGGTGTGGGATGAG GAGCTGGTCTTTCAAGTGGATGGAGCTCAGCAGCTGTTACTGGTGTTTGTTTCTCAATCTGAAAGTGACTCAGAGGACAACATTTCGGGCAGAGCTGTG TTACAACTAAGTTCTGACAACATGTTAAAGAAGTGGAAGAAACTTACTTGTTCTTTGGGGGAAATCGATGTAACCTTGTCAATCAAGTACCTGCCCCACCCTCTTGAGCCTCCAAGCTCCACCCCTCTCATACCGGAACCAGTGTTCTGTGTGCAGATTGGACAAGTGGCAAA GCAAGAGGGCGTATTGGTCCCTCACGTTGTCCGTTCCTGTGTGGAGGAGGTTGACAGGAGAGGACTGAATGAAGAGGGCATCTACAGAATCTCAGGAGTTAGTAGAGAGATACAAGACCTCAAGCATGCATTTAACACTA ATTACCGTGAGGCTGTGAGTAAACTGAGGAGTGTAGATGTAAATGCAGTGTCAGGCACTCTCAAGCTGTACTTCAGAGAACTTCCTCTACCTCTTATTCCCTCAGATCATTTCCAGGCCCTCTCAGCGGCACTGG ACATTGCTGACCCATGTGTCAAGGCAAATCATATGCTGGCTGTCTTGCAGGCCTTACCAGATGTAAATCGCAATACCTTCCTCTTCCTCTTACACCACTTGAGACG AGTTGCAGAGAGGCAGGAAACGAATAAAATGCCTTTGAGTAATTTAGCCACAGTGTTTGGTCCCAGTCTCTTGCGCCCCCCAGTGGATCGTGTTGACATATCTCAAGAAGTGGAAGTTCAG GTTCAAGTGATTAATCACTATCTGCAGTGTCAGAACCTTCCAGAAGCTCTTCTTACTAAACCCCTGGAGATAGATGAGCTAACAACAACAGAATAG